A single window of Nocardia sp. NBC_01327 DNA harbors:
- a CDS encoding antibiotic biosynthesis monooxygenase family protein, with the protein MNIIPTENPGLFVLIVLTVRPENQQALIDTIGSAGDPAAVPGLRSISLLRSLDGTQVINHMHWAGRAEFEEARAHLPVIEKTRAAAQQLVEHATTNLYEVAAHF; encoded by the coding sequence GTGAACATCATTCCCACCGAGAACCCGGGCCTGTTCGTACTGATCGTGCTCACCGTCCGGCCCGAGAACCAGCAGGCGCTGATCGACACCATCGGATCGGCGGGCGATCCGGCAGCAGTGCCGGGGCTGCGCTCGATCAGTCTGCTCCGCAGCCTCGACGGCACACAGGTGATCAACCACATGCACTGGGCAGGCAGAGCGGAATTCGAGGAGGCCCGCGCCCACCTTCCCGTGATCGAAAAGACCCGAGCCGCAGCACAACAGCTCGTCGAGCATGCCACCACCAACCTCTACGAGGTGGCCGCCCACTTCTGA
- a CDS encoding putative glycolipid-binding domain-containing protein, with protein MRTFVWQGIDEPRMEIVQVESLDRARGTQIGLVYELRWQLDGSELIVDIGDGPVRHSLEGADFFDVQHAVFFNSLPVLRDGLLLPDATPRDYTMRYVDVPQLTSRLAAQRYQPRGKGVVGFSSGDYSADIEFDGDGFVTDYQDYVRRLHP; from the coding sequence GTGCGAACATTCGTCTGGCAGGGGATCGATGAGCCGCGCATGGAGATCGTCCAGGTGGAGAGCCTCGATCGCGCTCGCGGCACGCAGATCGGGTTGGTCTACGAATTGCGCTGGCAGCTCGACGGTTCGGAGCTGATCGTCGATATCGGTGACGGGCCGGTCCGGCACAGCCTCGAGGGGGCCGACTTCTTCGATGTGCAGCATGCGGTGTTCTTCAATTCGCTGCCCGTGCTGCGCGACGGACTGCTGCTGCCGGATGCCACGCCGCGGGACTACACCATGCGGTATGTCGATGTTCCGCAACTGACCTCGCGCCTCGCCGCGCAGCGCTACCAGCCGCGCGGCAAGGGTGTGGTCGGCTTCAGTTCCGGCGATTACAGCGCCGATATCGAATTCGACGGGGACGGGTTCGTGACGGACTATCAGGATTACGTACGCCGACTGCACCCGTAA
- a CDS encoding TetR/AcrR family transcriptional regulator — MSTPKTWGGRSAVERRTERRQRLITAALEIWRENGWPAVTIRAVCARTSLNDRYFYETFTDRDELLGAAWETVRDDMLEALATAFEDNLDRPLPEIVRIAATVVTDRMSADPAYSRILLLHHAGSPALEACRVNAMRLTAGLVVAGALRVLGPAADERALHMDAIIGVGGFVELITAWQSGLLDCTAAEIVDHTVRLVSTFSLDHADAFARREAAVDK, encoded by the coding sequence GTGTCGACACCGAAGACGTGGGGCGGGCGCAGCGCCGTGGAGCGCCGTACCGAGCGCAGGCAGCGGCTGATCACCGCCGCCCTGGAGATCTGGCGCGAAAACGGCTGGCCCGCAGTCACGATCCGCGCGGTGTGCGCCCGCACCTCCCTCAACGACCGCTACTTCTACGAGACGTTCACCGATCGCGACGAACTGCTCGGGGCGGCCTGGGAAACCGTTCGCGACGATATGCTCGAAGCCCTCGCCACCGCCTTCGAGGACAATCTCGACCGCCCGCTGCCCGAAATCGTCCGCATCGCAGCAACAGTCGTCACCGACCGTATGTCCGCCGACCCCGCCTACAGCAGAATTCTGCTGCTGCACCACGCCGGCAGTCCCGCCCTCGAAGCGTGCCGAGTGAACGCCATGCGCCTCACCGCCGGTCTCGTGGTGGCCGGCGCCCTTCGCGTTCTCGGCCCTGCCGCCGACGAACGCGCACTCCACATGGACGCGATCATCGGCGTGGGCGGCTTCGTGGAACTCATCACCGCCTGGCAATCCGGCTTACTCGATTGCACCGCCGCCGAAATCGTCGATCACACAGTGCGTCTGGTGTCCACCTTCAGCCTCGACCACGCGGATGCCTTCGCCCGCAGAGAAGCCGCCGTCGACAAATAG
- a CDS encoding cytochrome P450 translates to MSTLIPEAAEQHYSSARPSKRTRTSTATLEALTVGLDVQAGIFGRAKDTDLLRFRAGTRRYAVLNHPDYVDHVLHGGRLKYEKAFEYEMLRAILGISLFTDEGESWQRHRTLLNPMFARRHLHGLLDLMVEPIAESIAALDTGPARAEIDMVGEMVQLTLNVVGSALFGQQFGHIAQRMSGLVTGGLRFAERLERLFVVAAPPKSLWRAAARVAFTPIPLPPPLRKIQHIVRTLDAEVWRVVTDRYENPTDSPDLLNHLLTAADSEGTLQLKRVRDEALTFMLAGHETTANALSWMWYLLALNSEARERMLTEVDTVLQGRTPTVEDLPKLLWTSACVQEAMRYFSPAWTIPRVAIEDDVIDGHHIRRGTTVIVPSHFIHHDARWWPEPEQFDPSRFLPGAGKGRPRSAYLPFGGGRRICIGSSFALMESVLITAMWSQHYVFDLVPGFPVEPEATLTLRPKHGLRMVARRRET, encoded by the coding sequence ATGTCCACACTCATACCCGAAGCTGCTGAGCAGCACTACAGTTCGGCACGGCCGAGCAAACGCACCCGCACTTCGACCGCGACGCTGGAGGCCTTGACGGTCGGACTCGACGTCCAGGCCGGGATCTTCGGCCGGGCCAAAGACACTGATCTGCTGCGATTCCGGGCGGGCACCCGGCGGTATGCGGTCCTGAACCATCCCGACTACGTCGACCATGTATTGCACGGGGGCCGCCTGAAGTACGAGAAGGCCTTCGAATACGAAATGCTGCGCGCGATCCTGGGCATCAGCCTCTTCACCGATGAGGGCGAGTCCTGGCAGCGGCACCGGACACTGCTCAATCCGATGTTCGCCAGACGGCATCTCCACGGGCTGCTCGATCTGATGGTCGAGCCGATCGCCGAAAGCATCGCCGCGCTCGACACCGGGCCCGCCCGCGCCGAGATCGATATGGTCGGCGAAATGGTGCAGCTGACCCTGAACGTTGTCGGCAGCGCACTGTTCGGCCAGCAGTTCGGCCATATCGCGCAACGGATGTCGGGCCTGGTCACCGGCGGACTGCGGTTCGCCGAGCGGCTGGAGCGGCTGTTCGTGGTCGCCGCGCCACCGAAGTCACTGTGGCGGGCCGCGGCCCGGGTCGCCTTCACGCCGATTCCCCTGCCGCCGCCGCTGCGCAAGATCCAGCACATTGTGCGCACTCTCGACGCCGAGGTCTGGCGCGTGGTGACCGACCGCTACGAAAACCCCACCGACAGTCCGGATCTGCTGAACCATCTGCTCACCGCCGCCGATTCCGAAGGAACACTGCAACTCAAGCGCGTCCGGGACGAGGCGCTCACCTTCATGCTCGCCGGCCACGAAACCACCGCCAATGCGCTGTCGTGGATGTGGTACCTGCTGGCCCTCAACAGCGAAGCCCGCGAACGCATGCTGACGGAGGTCGACACCGTCCTACAGGGCCGCACCCCGACCGTCGAGGATCTGCCGAAACTATTGTGGACCTCGGCCTGCGTGCAGGAGGCGATGCGATACTTCTCCCCCGCGTGGACAATTCCGCGGGTCGCCATCGAGGACGATGTCATCGACGGCCATCACATCCGGCGCGGCACCACGGTCATCGTGCCCTCCCACTTCATCCACCACGACGCGCGGTGGTGGCCGGAACCGGAACAATTCGACCCGTCCCGCTTCCTCCCCGGCGCGGGCAAGGGCCGCCCCCGCTCGGCCTACCTGCCGTTCGGCGGCGGCCGGCGAATCTGCATCGGCTCGAGTTTCGCACTCATGGAATCCGTGCTCATCACCGCAATGTGGAGCCAGCACTACGTTTTCGACCTGGTCCCCGGATTTCCGGTCGAACCGGAGGCGACATTGACCCTGCGCCCCAAGCACGGCCTGCGAATGGTCGCCCGGCGTCGCGAGACGTGA
- a CDS encoding NAD(P)-dependent alcohol dehydrogenase, whose product MDITAAVARGAQVPLALETITLEEPRADEVVVRIVATGVCHTDLVTKSVFPPELPIVLGHEGSGIVEQIGSAVTDVKVGDHVLLTYGSCGTCTQCTTGAPSYCEQFVMLNTSGGRTDFTSPLSIGGERVMGAFFGQSSFATHVLVGRRNVVVVDDDVDLVACAPFGCGVQTGAGAVANVMRPAPHESIVIFGAGGVGMSALLAARALGVENVVAVDLSAERLAVAKELGASTVIDGAAEDVVAQVQAATGGGATFALDTTAANPVIANALLALAPRGTLVLVGLGEAAMEFEIGHLTGNGKAVRGCIEGSCDPQEFIPQLIAWHRAGKFPIEKISRQYPFSEINTAMHDAEIGATIKPILVLPTAD is encoded by the coding sequence ATGGACATCACTGCCGCGGTCGCGCGTGGAGCGCAAGTGCCGCTCGCGCTCGAAACCATCACCCTCGAGGAGCCTCGCGCGGATGAGGTCGTGGTGCGCATCGTCGCCACCGGCGTGTGCCATACCGACCTGGTGACCAAGAGCGTCTTCCCGCCCGAGCTGCCCATCGTCCTGGGCCACGAGGGCTCGGGCATTGTCGAGCAGATCGGCTCGGCCGTGACCGATGTGAAGGTCGGCGACCACGTACTGCTGACCTACGGCAGCTGCGGCACGTGCACCCAGTGCACCACCGGCGCGCCCTCGTACTGCGAGCAGTTCGTCATGCTGAACACCTCCGGCGGCCGCACCGACTTCACCTCACCGCTGAGCATCGGCGGCGAGCGGGTCATGGGCGCGTTCTTCGGCCAGTCCAGCTTCGCCACCCACGTACTGGTCGGCCGCCGCAATGTGGTGGTGGTGGACGACGATGTGGATCTGGTCGCCTGCGCCCCCTTCGGCTGCGGCGTGCAGACCGGCGCCGGTGCGGTCGCCAATGTGATGCGCCCGGCCCCGCACGAGTCCATCGTGATCTTCGGCGCCGGCGGTGTCGGCATGTCGGCGCTGCTGGCCGCGCGTGCGCTCGGCGTCGAGAATGTGGTCGCGGTGGATCTCTCCGCCGAAAGACTCGCTGTGGCAAAGGAACTGGGTGCGTCGACGGTGATCGACGGTGCGGCCGAAGACGTTGTCGCCCAGGTGCAGGCCGCCACCGGTGGCGGTGCGACCTTCGCACTGGACACCACCGCGGCCAACCCCGTGATCGCCAACGCCCTGCTGGCCCTCGCGCCGCGCGGCACGCTGGTCCTGGTCGGCCTCGGCGAGGCCGCCATGGAATTCGAGATCGGCCACCTCACCGGCAACGGCAAGGCCGTGCGCGGTTGCATCGAAGGCAGTTGCGACCCACAGGAATTCATCCCGCAGCTGATCGCATGGCATCGCGCGGGCAAGTTCCCGATCGAGAAGATCTCCCGCCAGTACCCCTTCTCCGAAATCAATACGGCCATGCACGACGCCGAAATCGGTGCGACCATCAAGCCGATCCTGGTGCTCCCCACCGCCGACTGA
- a CDS encoding FAD-dependent oxidoreductase, translating into MDLTAPICVVGAGQSGILAAAKLRDLGYRNIDILEAGAQLGGYCQTAEAEGEIYDFQAHLIIQQDFGEDAAGTAIDELIGKHPVETQVEALHFVAETDSGKPGLTVPPHFLPLFRTLTPEQAADQLAEAWNLIERAIRDKRGPGLSGLAFDRIPGETWETYRARHTPLVGEILQGLTLYANMRRPRQPAETIININAHISGHVSQLAKMILSLYPAQKQALLERMPQSLRAQMNSRRPVTVAFRHGFISFIRQIVDDCRLEVSVDSTVTSIEPVPGEGVRVTYTAGGENRSAMYSRVVVTARPAQIRDIFPAGAVHELFAERNCPRTWTRSYLIKVREELLTFPSRSNSPEPLGFWLLEPYGSYTDSDPEQALHRITAANKQHPGPYWICFSNSDTSITDAQAWALAKEGLFLFDDPELVAETIAEWPAYPSATAVREGWFERVSDIQGRDGIYFVGEILSGPTAECISSFVREVIPSWFGPEGDTPDPPPGPAADQRAQGATIGG; encoded by the coding sequence ATGGACCTCACCGCACCCATCTGCGTCGTCGGCGCCGGGCAGAGCGGCATCCTCGCAGCCGCGAAACTACGCGATCTCGGCTACCGGAATATCGATATCCTCGAGGCTGGTGCGCAGCTCGGCGGCTACTGCCAGACCGCCGAGGCGGAGGGCGAAATCTATGATTTCCAAGCACATCTCATCATTCAGCAGGACTTCGGCGAGGATGCGGCAGGAACCGCGATCGATGAGCTGATCGGTAAGCATCCGGTGGAGACGCAGGTCGAAGCGCTGCACTTCGTGGCCGAAACCGATTCCGGCAAACCGGGATTGACCGTTCCGCCGCACTTCCTACCGCTGTTCCGGACGCTGACGCCCGAACAGGCGGCCGATCAACTGGCCGAGGCGTGGAACCTGATCGAGCGAGCAATCCGGGACAAGCGAGGACCGGGACTCAGCGGATTGGCCTTCGATCGGATCCCCGGCGAGACGTGGGAGACGTACCGGGCGCGCCACACCCCACTGGTCGGTGAGATTCTGCAGGGGCTCACGCTGTACGCGAATATGCGCAGGCCCCGGCAGCCCGCCGAAACCATCATCAATATCAATGCGCATATCTCGGGTCATGTTTCGCAGTTGGCGAAGATGATCCTGTCGCTCTACCCGGCGCAGAAGCAGGCGCTGCTCGAGCGAATGCCGCAGTCGCTGCGCGCGCAGATGAACTCTCGCAGGCCGGTCACCGTGGCCTTCCGGCACGGATTCATCAGTTTCATTCGGCAGATCGTCGACGACTGCCGACTCGAAGTCAGCGTCGACAGCACAGTGACCTCTATCGAACCTGTTCCGGGAGAGGGTGTTCGGGTTACGTACACGGCAGGCGGTGAGAATCGCAGTGCCATGTATTCACGCGTGGTGGTGACAGCACGTCCCGCCCAAATTCGGGATATCTTCCCCGCCGGGGCTGTTCACGAACTCTTCGCCGAGCGGAACTGTCCCCGAACCTGGACCCGCAGCTATCTGATCAAGGTCCGGGAGGAGCTTCTCACCTTCCCGAGCCGATCGAATTCCCCTGAGCCTCTCGGCTTCTGGCTGCTGGAGCCGTATGGCAGCTACACCGACTCCGATCCGGAACAAGCCCTGCACCGCATCACCGCCGCCAACAAACAGCACCCCGGTCCGTACTGGATCTGCTTCAGCAATTCCGACACCTCGATAACGGATGCCCAGGCCTGGGCGCTCGCCAAAGAGGGGCTGTTCCTGTTCGACGACCCGGAACTCGTCGCCGAGACCATTGCCGAATGGCCCGCCTACCCCAGCGCGACCGCGGTCCGCGAAGGCTGGTTCGAGCGGGTGTCGGATATCCAGGGCCGGGACGGCATCTACTTCGTCGGCGAAATCCTCTCCGGGCCGACCGCAGAATGCATCAGTTCCTTTGTCCGCGAAGTGATCCCGTCCTGGTTCGGCCCGGAAGGCGACACCCCTGATCCGCCGCCCGGCCCGGCGGCGGATCAGCGCGCCCAGGGAGCGACAATCGGCGGCTGA
- a CDS encoding cupin domain-containing protein, whose product MPHITADRAPRFENDHASFIGLAAPSRGSTENSAWRLTIKPGVDAPAHALTREEIFIALSGTMNVTMDGEILTVAAGDAFIVPAHQSFAMSNPNDEPFEAIVVLPVGGQGLIPGQPPIVAPWAR is encoded by the coding sequence ATGCCGCACATCACCGCCGACCGCGCCCCGCGCTTCGAGAACGACCACGCGAGCTTCATCGGCCTGGCCGCACCCAGTCGTGGTTCCACCGAGAACAGCGCATGGCGACTGACCATCAAACCGGGCGTGGACGCGCCGGCGCACGCACTGACTCGCGAGGAGATCTTCATCGCGCTGTCCGGCACGATGAATGTCACCATGGACGGCGAAATCCTCACGGTCGCAGCCGGAGACGCATTCATCGTGCCCGCGCACCAGTCGTTCGCCATGTCCAATCCGAACGATGAACCGTTCGAGGCGATCGTGGTGCTGCCCGTCGGCGGGCAGGGCCTCATCCCCGGTCAGCCGCCGATTGTCGCTCCCTGGGCGCGCTGA
- a CDS encoding cupin domain-containing protein has translation MPLIKSADAPVFEGPLMTAVGLAAPSRGSTENSVWRFIMHPGNPGHAHSVSREEIFIALSGRARATIDGETRDFCAGDALVIPAHTVFHVSVPGDEPFEAVAILPVGAYAQAPGGDRVSPPWAQ, from the coding sequence ATGCCACTCATCAAATCCGCTGACGCACCCGTCTTCGAAGGTCCCCTCATGACCGCCGTCGGCCTGGCCGCCCCCAGCAGAGGCTCCACCGAGAACAGCGTGTGGCGCTTCATCATGCACCCCGGCAACCCCGGTCACGCACACTCGGTCTCGCGGGAGGAGATCTTCATTGCCCTCTCCGGCCGGGCCCGCGCCACCATCGACGGCGAAACCCGCGACTTCTGTGCGGGCGATGCCCTGGTGATCCCGGCGCACACCGTCTTCCACGTGTCCGTGCCGGGCGACGAACCGTTCGAGGCCGTCGCGATCCTGCCGGTCGGCGCCTACGCCCAGGCTCCCGGTGGCGACCGGGTCAGCCCACCCTGGGCCCAATAG
- a CDS encoding MarR family winged helix-turn-helix transcriptional regulator — protein MDFGVLLGQAYQAFVQELHTHLAERDHRVLGASYGYVLRTLAENALTASQLGERLGITAQGAAKIVDEMVRHGYVERRPDPADKRAKLLHLSAHGHDMLNTVRRFHADYEQKLIARVGKEHVEAVRAVLTEIIDTTTDSGTERLFRPL, from the coding sequence ATGGATTTCGGGGTCCTGCTCGGGCAGGCGTATCAAGCCTTCGTCCAGGAGCTGCACACGCATCTGGCCGAGCGCGACCATCGCGTCCTCGGCGCTTCCTACGGCTATGTCCTGCGGACTCTGGCCGAGAATGCGCTTACCGCAAGCCAGCTGGGAGAGCGCCTGGGTATCACCGCGCAGGGCGCGGCCAAGATCGTCGACGAGATGGTCCGCCACGGCTATGTGGAGCGGCGTCCGGACCCGGCCGACAAACGCGCCAAACTCCTGCACCTCTCGGCTCATGGCCACGACATGCTGAACACCGTCCGCCGATTTCACGCCGATTACGAGCAGAAGCTGATTGCCCGAGTGGGCAAAGAACACGTAGAGGCAGTGAGAGCGGTGCTGACCGAAATCATCGACACCACAACCGATTCCGGGACCGAACGGCTCTTCCGACCACTATAG
- a CDS encoding HNH endonuclease signature motif containing protein, with the protein MESREETAITTGAAALVAAVDSLTTMSLIPLPDTDIVELMQQIETSTRRLASVQRDLIVQACARSLPTKNGSGSPALYLQAVLHISHGDAINRWRTAEDLAVWHRVGDEPDPAPILPCSAQALDDGAISLDHVRVIRQVMNRLPSKIPAEARAYAEEELARQARALDPTHLPRIGERILGYLDPDGKLTDDDDRQRLRSASASPQRYDLMSTLTVELTPDARGAFDAVMAKLARPGICNPADKESPWAEDEDNPIPRDVLEACAARDERTKVQRQHDALLAVLHPDFNPAKLGSHRGLPVSTILTMSIEDVERVAGVATTATGGTVPVPEALKLVARRSKTFVLVKNKDGMPLHLGEARLANPAQRLALIATERGCTRPGCSAPASMAAVHHVTEFCKGGRTDIENLTLACDHCHALVKGGPRGWKTIKLGADSDFPGRTAWIAPAHVDPSGTPQVNHLHHPGELMGEAPPSLRPGRVCRAWGLSPVRYRVLRRVAPPSPRQ; encoded by the coding sequence ATGGAATCAAGGGAAGAAACCGCAATCACGACCGGTGCAGCCGCACTGGTCGCGGCGGTCGATTCCCTCACCACTATGTCGTTGATTCCGTTGCCCGACACCGACATTGTCGAGTTGATGCAGCAGATCGAAACCAGCACCCGCCGGTTGGCATCCGTGCAACGGGACCTGATCGTGCAAGCGTGTGCCCGGTCGCTGCCCACCAAGAACGGTTCCGGGAGCCCGGCCCTGTATTTGCAAGCGGTGCTGCACATCTCGCACGGGGACGCGATCAACCGGTGGCGCACCGCCGAAGACCTCGCCGTCTGGCACCGCGTCGGTGACGAACCCGACCCGGCCCCGATACTGCCGTGCTCGGCCCAGGCTCTCGATGACGGGGCGATCTCCCTCGACCATGTGCGGGTGATCCGGCAGGTCATGAACCGGCTGCCCAGCAAAATCCCCGCCGAAGCCCGCGCCTACGCCGAAGAAGAACTGGCCCGGCAAGCGCGCGCGTTGGATCCGACGCATCTGCCTCGGATCGGAGAGCGGATCCTCGGTTACCTCGACCCCGACGGCAAACTCACCGATGACGACGACCGCCAACGGCTGCGGTCGGCGAGTGCGAGCCCGCAACGCTACGACCTGATGTCCACCCTCACCGTCGAACTCACCCCTGATGCGCGTGGGGCGTTCGATGCGGTGATGGCCAAGCTGGCGCGCCCGGGCATTTGCAACCCCGCCGACAAGGAAAGCCCCTGGGCCGAGGACGAGGACAACCCGATACCCCGGGACGTACTCGAAGCCTGCGCCGCCCGCGACGAACGCACCAAGGTCCAACGCCAGCACGATGCCCTCTTGGCGGTGCTGCACCCGGACTTCAACCCCGCCAAGCTCGGCTCCCACCGCGGCCTGCCCGTCTCGACCATCCTCACCATGAGCATCGAAGACGTGGAACGCGTCGCCGGGGTCGCGACCACCGCGACCGGTGGGACGGTGCCCGTTCCTGAGGCGTTGAAGTTGGTGGCCCGCCGGTCCAAGACGTTCGTGCTGGTGAAGAACAAGGACGGCATGCCCCTGCACCTGGGCGAAGCCCGCCTGGCGAACCCGGCACAACGGTTGGCGTTGATCGCTACCGAACGCGGCTGCACCCGTCCGGGTTGCTCGGCTCCGGCGAGCATGGCGGCGGTGCATCATGTGACCGAGTTCTGCAAGGGTGGGCGCACCGATATCGAGAACCTCACTCTCGCCTGCGATCACTGCCATGCCCTGGTGAAGGGCGGCCCGCGCGGGTGGAAGACGATCAAACTCGGTGCGGATTCGGACTTCCCGGGTCGTACGGCGTGGATCGCGCCCGCGCATGTGGATCCGTCCGGGACTCCGCAGGTCAATCACCTGCATCACCCTGGCGAGTTGATGGGTGAGGCTCCGCCGTCGCTGCGCCCTGGCCGGGTGTGTCGTGCCTGGGGGTTGTCCCCGGTGCGGTACCGGGTGTTGCGTCGGGTCGCCCCACCGTCACCGCGACAATAG
- a CDS encoding cupin domain-containing protein: MADANDWREHGVRVVRADQLDSNTPQTPGMTRAAAIDAARVGAERLWAGTVTIHPDAKTGAHHHGALESVIYVLRGRARMRWGEQLEFVAEAGPGDFIFVPPYVPHQEINASTEEPLECVLVRSGSEAVVVNLDIEPVERPDAVYWVDPLHREPTGD, encoded by the coding sequence ATGGCGGATGCTAATGACTGGCGTGAACACGGCGTACGTGTGGTCAGGGCCGATCAACTGGATTCGAATACGCCGCAGACTCCGGGGATGACCCGGGCGGCGGCCATCGATGCTGCGCGGGTGGGTGCGGAGCGGCTGTGGGCCGGGACGGTCACGATTCATCCGGATGCCAAGACCGGGGCGCACCATCACGGGGCGCTGGAGAGTGTGATCTACGTACTTCGGGGACGCGCTCGAATGCGGTGGGGTGAGCAGTTGGAGTTCGTCGCGGAGGCGGGGCCCGGGGATTTCATTTTTGTCCCGCCGTATGTGCCCCACCAGGAGATCAACGCCAGCACCGAGGAGCCGCTGGAATGCGTGCTGGTGCGCAGTGGAAGCGAGGCCGTGGTCGTCAATCTCGATATAGAACCGGTGGAGCGGCCCGACGCCGTGTACTGGGTCGATCCGCTCCACCGCGAGCCTACTGGGGACTGA
- a CDS encoding ABC transporter substrate-binding protein translates to MSLRVGYFPHNNSLFVLRHRGILETRLPDVEWVDLRALPATERVDPKTGLPSLHSDWLFTEGGYDFIGTGFTPPVTGLANGRDLVYVGISGPRVENGRLVTKADSGIRTPADLKGKRVGIAHGSWQTTLLLFALEQAGLTWSDVEPIDTDVRDGAALLSGDLDAWVGAYPSLADVEAATELHTLVDTESVFSHPSLWFTRRDVAENNREALEAIIASLQESDAWITANPREAAQYFVDDVVARGGKADLDAWEAALRGRPFGVNAVTEQFLDEQQHAADLLAANGLLPQTIRVRDAVLPWIGEAVEATKSSAAV, encoded by the coding sequence ATGTCCCTTCGTGTCGGTTATTTCCCGCACAACAACTCCCTGTTCGTCCTGCGCCACCGCGGCATTCTGGAAACCCGCCTGCCCGATGTGGAATGGGTCGACCTGCGTGCTCTGCCGGCCACCGAGCGCGTCGACCCGAAGACGGGTCTGCCGTCGCTGCACTCGGATTGGCTGTTCACCGAGGGCGGCTACGACTTCATCGGCACCGGTTTCACCCCGCCGGTCACCGGTCTGGCCAATGGCCGCGACCTCGTGTACGTCGGCATTTCGGGCCCGCGGGTGGAGAACGGCCGTCTGGTCACCAAGGCGGACAGCGGAATTCGCACCCCGGCGGATCTGAAGGGCAAGCGGGTCGGCATCGCGCACGGTTCCTGGCAGACCACGCTGCTGCTCTTCGCCCTGGAGCAGGCCGGTCTCACCTGGTCCGACGTCGAACCCATCGATACCGATGTGCGTGACGGCGCCGCCCTGCTGTCCGGCGACCTCGATGCCTGGGTCGGCGCGTACCCCAGCCTGGCCGACGTCGAAGCCGCCACCGAACTGCACACCCTGGTCGATACCGAATCGGTCTTCAGCCACCCGTCGCTGTGGTTCACCCGTCGCGATGTGGCCGAGAACAATCGCGAAGCGCTGGAGGCGATTATCGCGTCGCTGCAGGAGTCCGACGCCTGGATCACCGCCAACCCGCGCGAGGCGGCCCAGTACTTCGTCGACGATGTTGTCGCCCGTGGCGGCAAGGCCGACCTCGACGCCTGGGAAGCCGCCCTGCGCGGCCGTCCCTTCGGCGTCAACGCGGTGACCGAGCAGTTCCTCGACGAGCAGCAGCACGCGGCCGATCTGCTGGCGGCGAATGGGCTGCTGCCGCAGACGATTCGCGTCCGCGACGCGGTGCTGCCGTGGATCGGCGAGGCGGTCGAGGCCACCAAGTCCAGCGCAGCCGTCTAA